The genomic window AACGCCGCGGCCGTCATCGCCAGCGCGGCGACGGAAGCGACGAGCGCGGGGGCCCAGCGCCGGATGGGCGGGCGCTTGGGAGATCGGTCGATCATCGCGGCGAAGACGTCCTCTTCGGGGAAATGCGCGGGCCCCGGGACGAATTCGGCCTCGGGTTCCCACTCCGGCTCGGGCGCCGAATCGTACGGCCGCCGCGGCACCCAGTCAGCCCATTCGCCGCGATAGCCGGGTTCGCCGTGATAGTTCTGTGCACCGGGCCACGGCGGCGTCCCGGGCGCGGCGGGCCGCGGCATCATGCCCTGTCCGGGTCGTGTCGTCATGTCCGGTCGTTCCATCTCCCCGCCTTCATCAGGTCACGCCGTCGGGTGCATCCCACATCGAAACCAGCTCCCCGGCACGATACTGCCAGGAAACCGGCTTCCGCGAAACGTCCGGGGCGCGTCGCGAGGAGAGAAGGACCTCCGAACGCGGCCTCACCAGTGCACGTTCACCGGGTCGCCGATGCCGACCGTCTCGTAATACCAAGCGGCGTCGTCGGGCCCGAGATTGATGCAGCCGTGGCTGACGTTGGCGTAGCCCTGGGAGTCCACCGACCATGGCGCCGAGTGCACGAAAACGCCTCCCCACGTGAGACGTTCGGCGTATTCGCCGTTGATCAGGTAGCCCTCCGGCGAACTCAGCGGGATGCCGATGGTCCGGGAGTCGAAGACGACCGAGCGGAACTTCTCCAGCACCGGGTATGTGCCCGTTGGTGTTTCGAATCCGGGCTTGCCCATGGACGCGGGCATGCTTCGCACGACTTGGCCGCCGATGCTCACGGTGAACGTGTGCGCGGACATGTCGGCTTCGGCGTAAACGCCTTCGTTCGTGCGGAATTCGGTACGAGCGTCGGCGAAGCGCACCGTGATGTCGGAGCGCGCGGGCAGGAAGCCCGTCGGCGTCCAGGTGAGCTCGCGGTCGTTCGTCCAGGCGAACGTGCCGTCGAGCGGACCGGCCGAGCTGATGCTCACGAGGCGCTCGGCGCGAGCGCGATTCGTCACGGGTGCGGCGAACTGGATGGTGACCGGATGCGCTATACCGACCTCTTGTCCGGCCGTCGGTGTGATCGCCGTGATCCTGTCGACGGTCGCCGGACCGATCAGCGTCGCCGCCGCCGCACCGGAGCCGAACGCGGCCAGAGCGACGACCACGATCGCGAGGAACAGGTGGCGAAGTACGCTCCGCATGGCTCCACCCCTTCCGAGATGGTGTGGTAGGCGGAAAACCATTCTACGCCTTCATGATCAACCCGGCTTGCCAATCATGTGAGGCAGGATTCCGGGGGAATAACCATGAAACCGGTCGGTTTTTACCGCAGCCTGGAGGGCCGGTGCGAAAGGCCTTCTCGCTCGAGGTTCGCTCACGGACCCATCAGGACGGCGGTGTGCCGCCCAGCGGACGGATCGGCCGGGATTCCGGCTTGGGTGTGGCCGGGGGGCGGGACATGCGCCCGCCCAGCCGTTCCTGCACCGTGAAACCGTGCGCGCGGCACCAGCGGGCCAGGGCGGCGAGCGCGGTCTCGTCGGCGCTGAAGGTGGGCAGCAGTTGACCGGCGATGTGCAGGCGGTGCGCGTCGGCCGTGCGGCACAGGTGCACGAGGCCCGCGGTGCCGAGGCCCATGCCGCGCAGCGCGGGCGTCACCGTGATGCCGTCGAGTTCGATTGTGCTGGTGTGGATCTCGAATTCGATCTCGATCGGTCCCGACCCGCTCCTGCGTAATCGCATGACATCGGAGGGGATCGGGCGCAGTTCGCCGGGCAGGTGATCGACGAGCCGCTGCCGCGCCGCCTCGGACGGCGCGAGTCGCACGACCTCCGCGAGTCGATAGGTGAGTTGGTCGACGGCCGTGCGGTCGCCCTCGGCGGCCTGCTCGCGCACGTAGGGGCAGTCGCGGGCGAGGGAGCGCAACTGGCGCACCCACTGCGGCGCGATCATCGCGAAACGCGGCGCGACGGCGGCGATCGTCGCCTCGATTCCGACCACGCCGCTCAGCGTGGCGGTCTCCCCGCCCGAGAGCACGCCCCAGGAGTGCTCGTCGGCGCCGACGCCGTGC from Nocardia bhagyanarayanae includes these protein-coding regions:
- a CDS encoding L,D-transpeptidase; protein product: MRSVLRHLFLAIVVVALAAFGSGAAAATLIGPATVDRITAITPTAGQEVGIAHPVTIQFAAPVTNRARAERLVSISSAGPLDGTFAWTNDRELTWTPTGFLPARSDITVRFADARTEFRTNEGVYAEADMSAHTFTVSIGGQVVRSMPASMGKPGFETPTGTYPVLEKFRSVVFDSRTIGIPLSSPEGYLINGEYAERLTWGGVFVHSAPWSVDSQGYANVSHGCINLGPDDAAWYYETVGIGDPVNVHW